A region from the Fibrobacter sp. genome encodes:
- a CDS encoding TraR/DksA C4-type zinc finger protein, with translation MSEKKPAKMSDADLKFFEEMLVEKRRQLVTAQSESERANAFQGQKSQSGDGGDSDSADSATDYNTLETTFSLAAREGKYLVYLEEALQRIRNGTFGICKVCKQLIPKARLMAVPTATKCVNCKEETKKKEQENNRMEMARLFAEAQRKEMQKRAAGR, from the coding sequence ATGAGTGAGAAAAAACCCGCGAAAATGAGCGATGCTGACTTGAAGTTTTTCGAGGAGATGCTTGTCGAGAAGCGTCGGCAGCTGGTGACAGCGCAGAGCGAATCGGAAAGGGCTAACGCATTCCAGGGACAGAAGAGCCAGTCTGGCGACGGTGGCGATTCTGACAGCGCCGACTCCGCTACGGATTACAACACGCTTGAAACGACTTTCTCGCTTGCCGCCCGCGAAGGCAAGTATCTTGTGTACCTGGAAGAGGCGCTCCAGCGCATCCGCAACGGTACGTTCGGCATATGCAAGGTTTGCAAGCAGCTTATCCCGAAGGCGCGCCTGATGGCCGTGCCGACCGCGACCAAGTGCGTGAACTGCAAGGAAGAAACCAAGAAGAAAGAACAGGAAAACAACCGCATGGAAATGGCTCGCCTCTTCGCCGAAGCGCAGCGCAAGGAGATGCAGAAGAGGGCCGCTGGCCGCTAA